Below is a genomic region from Streptomyces sp. NBC_00461.
ACCTGCGCAAGGCCGGCAAGATCTGTCTGCCCGTGCAGTCCGGTGACGGGAAGAAGACGTACTGGCAGCAGGGCCCGGTTCCGTTCGGTACGACGAACCCGTCGCCGAACGCCCCGGCCACCCCGCTGCTCCTCGGCACCGACAACAAGCCGGTGGCGCCGGGCGGCGACCAGAAGGAGCTGCCGAAGACCGGCGTCGGGCGGGACGTCCTGCCACTCGGTGCGGCGGGCGCGACGCTGATGGCGGCCGGTGCGGCGGGGCTGTGGTGGTCGTCCCGGCGGCCGACCCGGCAACTGCGCGGCTGAGCGGACCCACCAGAGGGCCGGGGTGCGGCAACAGGTGCACCCCGGCCTCGAACGACCCTAAAAAGCTGACGGCGTCTGTCAGGTTATGCGGGCACGATGCCTGCAATGAACTTCGCCGACCAGTCCGATCAGTCCCACGAGAGCGACCAGTCCGACGTCACAGTCCTTCACCCCGGCGACCCCGGCTACGAGGAGGAACTCGCCGGTTTCCAGACCGGGTTCACCCAGCGACCCGCCGTGGTGTTCGCCGCCTCCTCGGCCCAGGACGTGATCGCCGCCGTGCGGTACGCGGCCGAACGGGACCTGCCGGTCGGTGTCCAGGCCACCGGCCACGGACTGCCCGGCGCCTCGGAGGGCGGCGTCCTGGTCACGACGAAGCGCATGGACAGGGTGAGTGTCGACCCCGAGGCCCGTACCGTCCGGGTCGGGGCGGGCGTCCGCTGGGGGCAGGTCGTGGCGGCCGCCGAGCCGTACGGCCTCGCACCGCTCAACGGCTCCGCCCCGAGCGTCGGGGCCGTCTCCTACACACTGAGCGGCGGGCTGGGCATCCTGGCCCGGGAGTTCGGCTACGCGGCCGACCATGTGCGCGCCCTGGACGTGGTCACCGCCGACGGCCGGCTCCGGCAGGTGACCCGGGAGTCCGACCCCGGCCTGTACTGGGCCCTCCTCGGCGGCGGCCACAACTTCGGCGTCGTCACCGAGCTGGAGATCGGCCTCGTACCCGTGAGGACGCTGTACGGCGGTTCTGTCGCCTTCGACGGGCGGGAGGCCGATCCGGCGGTCCTGCTGCGGGCGTACGAGGAGTGGACGCGGACCGTGCCGGAGGGGCTGACCTCGTCCTTCGCGGCCGTACCGTACCCGGACATCCCGGCGCTGCCGCCGCATCTGCGCGGTCGGTACGTCGTCTCCGTGCGGGTCGCGTACACCGGCGCCGACGGCGAGGAACTCACCGCCCCGCTGCGGGAGTTCGGGCCGGTACTCGCCGACTCCCTGCGCGAGATGCCGTACGCCGAGAGCCGCACCATCCACAGTGATCCGGACTTCCCGCACGCGTACTACGGGGACAGTGCGGTGCTGAGCGAGCTGGACGTGGCGAGGGCCGGGGAGCTGCTCGCCGCCGTCGGGCCGGACGCGGGCGGGCCGATGTGCGTGGTGCAGATCAATCATCTGGGCGGGGCGCTCGCGCGGCCCGCGCCGAACTCGGTGCCGTATCGCGAAGGGCGTTTCCTGGTACGGCTGTTGACGGTGGGCGACCGGGACGCGGCACGGGCCGTGCTGGATCCGGCGTTCGCGCTGCTCGCGCCGGTCACGATCGGCCGTGCGCTCAACTTCGCGTTCGGCGCCGGCGACCGGACCGCGGGGCTGTACGACGCCGGGACGCGAAAGAGGCTCGCCGGGCTGAAGGCGCAGTACGACCCGGCGAACCTCTTCCGCGCCAACTACAACGTCGGCGCGTGAGCGACCGGCGCATGGAGGGCAGGCGCGTGAGCGACCGGCACGTCAGCGACCGGCACGTGAGCGACCGGCACGTCAGCGCTTGTCGACGAGCTTCCAGGCGGTGGGCATGGCCCCCATCGCCAGGGCGGCCTTCACGGCGTCGCCGATCAGGAACGGGGTGAGGCCGGCCGCGATCGCCGCGGACAGGGAGAGGTCGGCGGCGTAGGCCAGGTACGGGACGCCGACGGCGTAGATGATCGCCTCGCCCAGCAGCATCGTGCCCGCCATGCGGGGCACCGAGCGGTCGGCGCCGCGGCGGGCCAGGGCGCCCACCACGGTGGAGGCGAGCATCATGCCGAGGATGTAGCCGAAGGAGACGGAGACACCCGAGGTGCCGCCGGCGAACCACGGCACACCGGCGAGGCCGGCCAGCGCGTACAGCACGAGCGCGCTCAGGCCGCGGCTCGCGCCGAGCGTCGTGCCGACCAGCAGGGCGGCGAAGGTCTGGCCGGTCACCGGCACCGGGGAGCCCGGGACGGGCACGGAGATCTGGGCCGCGAGGCCGGTGAGCGCGGCGCCGCCGAGCACGAGTGCCACGTCCCGGACGCGGGACGCGGGCAGGAGGTCGGCGAGGACCTCGCGGGGGCGGACGGTGGCGGCAGCGGTGCTCATGGGGACTCCGCGGGTGACGGGGACATGCTGGGACACGATGACGCTATCCCGGCGGCCTCGCGTCGATCACCGTCAGCGCTCGACAAAGCGTGGAACGGGGGCTTGGTGGGCTCCCGACAAAGAGTGCCACTTGCACCGGTCTCGACGTGATGCCGGTCACTGAGGCAGGGAGGCCGCGGTCACCCCGCGAGGTGCGGGCGGTCTGTGGGATCCCACCAAATGAATCCTAGCGGTCTGGCCGGATTCACGCTTTCTGGCCTACTCTTCAAGCCATGGTTGCCCAGGCCCGGAACTTCACGTCGCGTCGCTATGTCGACCTGCGACGCCAGGGCACTGCCACCTGTCGCCGTCCGGTGTGAGGCGGCCCCGGAACGGTTTCGGCACGCCTCGACCTCCGAGACATGTCGGCCCCGGTCCCGAGGACGGTCTCCCATGCCCCGAACAGCGGCACCCCCTGTCACCTCCCCCGCCCCTGCCCCTGCCCCTGCCCCCACCGCCCGCCGCCGGACGAGCGCGAGCGTGGTGCTGCGGTCCGTGCTGGACCACGGTCCGGTGGCGCGCAGCACCATCGCCCGGCTGACCGGCCTGTCACCGGCGTCGGTGACGGACTACTGCGCCCGCTTCACCGAACTCGGCCTGATCCGCGAGGCGTCCGCGCCCCGGCGGTCGAACGGTGTCGGGCGCCCGCACGTCCCCGTCGACCTGGATGACTCACGGTTCGTGGTCGGCGGGGTGCATGTGGCGGTGCCGTACACCACGGTCGCGCTGCTCGATCTGCGCGGTCGGGTGGTCGCCCGGCGCGAGCTGAAGCACGAGGGCACCGATCCCGGCCGGGTGCTGGCGCGGGCGGCCGACGGGCTGGCGGCGCTGCTGGCCAGCGCGCCCGGCTGCCGACCGCTCGGCGTCGGCGTGGCCCTCGGCGGCTGGGTGGACCGGGAGTCCGGGACCGTGGTGGAGCATCCGATGCTGGGCTGGCGGGAGGTGGCG
It encodes:
- a CDS encoding FAD-binding oxidoreductase — translated: MNFADQSDQSHESDQSDVTVLHPGDPGYEEELAGFQTGFTQRPAVVFAASSAQDVIAAVRYAAERDLPVGVQATGHGLPGASEGGVLVTTKRMDRVSVDPEARTVRVGAGVRWGQVVAAAEPYGLAPLNGSAPSVGAVSYTLSGGLGILAREFGYAADHVRALDVVTADGRLRQVTRESDPGLYWALLGGGHNFGVVTELEIGLVPVRTLYGGSVAFDGREADPAVLLRAYEEWTRTVPEGLTSSFAAVPYPDIPALPPHLRGRYVVSVRVAYTGADGEELTAPLREFGPVLADSLREMPYAESRTIHSDPDFPHAYYGDSAVLSELDVARAGELLAAVGPDAGGPMCVVQINHLGGALARPAPNSVPYREGRFLVRLLTVGDRDAARAVLDPAFALLAPVTIGRALNFAFGAGDRTAGLYDAGTRKRLAGLKAQYDPANLFRANYNVGA
- a CDS encoding biotin transporter BioY, yielding MSTAAATVRPREVLADLLPASRVRDVALVLGGAALTGLAAQISVPVPGSPVPVTGQTFAALLVGTTLGASRGLSALVLYALAGLAGVPWFAGGTSGVSVSFGYILGMMLASTVVGALARRGADRSVPRMAGTMLLGEAIIYAVGVPYLAYAADLSLSAAIAAGLTPFLIGDAVKAALAMGAMPTAWKLVDKR